Part of the Geodermatophilus obscurus DSM 43160 genome is shown below.
GCGCGGGACGCGGGCGAGCACGTTGCGCATGAAGTGCACCCGGCACCTTTGCCAACTGGCGCCGAGCAGCACCGCGCCGATGGCGGCCTTGAGCCCGGTGTGCGCGTCGGAGATGACCAGCTGGGGGCCGGCCAGCCCGCGGGCCTTCAGCGAGCGCAGGAACGCCGTCCAGAACGCGCCGTCCTCCGAATCGCCGACGGCGAAGCCGAGCACCTCCCGGTGGCCGTCGGCGGCCACGCCGGTGGCGATGACCACGGCCTGGGAGACCACCCGCCGGTTCACCCGTGCCTTGCAGTAGGTGGCGTCGAGGAACACGTACGGGAAGGCCTGCTCGGCCAGTGAACGGTCCTGAAAAGAGCTGACCTCGGCATCGAGGTCGGCGCAGATCCGGGAGACCTCGGACTTGGAAATGCCGGTGTCGGCGCCCAACGCCCGCACCAGGTCATCGACCTTCCGCGTGCTCACCCCGTGCAGGTAGGCCTCCATGACCACGGCGAACAGCGCCTGGTCGATCCGCCGCCGGCGTTCCAGCAGCGAGGGGAAGAACGACCCGGCGCGCAGCTTGGGGATCCGCAGCTCCAGATCCCCGGCCGTCGTGGACAGGGTGCGGGGGCGGGAGCCGTTGCGCTGGGCGGTGCGACCCTCGGTGCGCTCGTGCGGCGCCGCCCCGATCACCGCGGTCAGCTCGGCCTCGATCAACGCCTGGTAGATCGTGGTGGCCGCCGACCGGATGCGGTCGTCGACATCGGCTGCCTTGAGTGCGTCGAGCACCTCGAGCAGGGCAGACTGGTCCAGGGCCATCGTGTGCTGTGTCCTTCCGCGAGAACCATTGGCGTGGTCTCGCTGACCATCACACGATGGCCCCTTCGCGTGGTCCTCCACGCGAGCGGTGACCTGGACTTACACCACCAGCGGGGACGTCACCCGACTGGGAGATGTCGTTGTGATGCGATCTCACTCGGTTGTCACTGCCCCGGCACATAGGGATCACTCAGCGCGACTTGTGCCGAAAGTCACTTCGGACTCTTGTCCAGTGATGGACCGTCTGGTTCCCTCATGCGCAGACAGTTTCGCACTACGCAACAGACCGACAGAGGGACTATGGAGCATTCGAATCGCGAGCACGCCTCACCCTTCAGCGCGCCGAGCGACGGGCCGAAAGGTGGCCCTGCACCGGGCGCCGGGTCGGCCGTTGGACGCGAGCACGTCAACCCGCCGCAGACGGACCGAGTGGTCTTCGGCGTCTCCCTGGCGCTGGTGTTGGCGTTCGCGCTCTGGGGGGTGCTCGCCAGCGACAGCCTGTCGAGCGCTGTGAGCACCGCTTTCAGCACGGTCATCACCAACGCCGGCTGGGTCTTCGTCCTGACCAGCTCGGGGTTCGTCGCGCTGGCTGCGTTCCTGGCGCTGTCCCGCTACGGCCGCATCCGGCTGGGGAGGGACGACGAGCGACCGGAGTTCAGCACGGGCTCGTGGATTTCCATGCTCTTCGCGGCCGGCATGGGCATCGGTCTGCTCTTCTGGGGCGTCGCCGAGCCGCTGTCCCACCTCGCG
Proteins encoded:
- a CDS encoding IS256 family transposase, coding for MALDQSALLEVLDALKAADVDDRIRSAATTIYQALIEAELTAVIGAAPHERTEGRTAQRNGSRPRTLSTTAGDLELRIPKLRAGSFFPSLLERRRRIDQALFAVVMEAYLHGVSTRKVDDLVRALGADTGISKSEVSRICADLDAEVSSFQDRSLAEQAFPYVFLDATYCKARVNRRVVSQAVVIATGVAADGHREVLGFAVGDSEDGAFWTAFLRSLKARGLAGPQLVISDAHTGLKAAIGAVLLGASWQRCRVHFMRNVLARVPRGNSEMVAAAIRTVFAQPDAEHVRSQLDVIAGMLGRQFPQVEAMLHEAADDLLAFTAFPVAHWKKIWSTNPLERLNKEIKRRTDVVGVFPNPAALLRLAGAVLVEAHDEWQVSDRRYLAESSMALLASRSDSAEEVAQPALIAS